A portion of the Candidatus Pristimantibacillus lignocellulolyticus genome contains these proteins:
- a CDS encoding alpha-galactosidase codes for MTIQQQEIKFEFIDSDNNFKFTTTLLQSDSGVQIYRISMKRQQYVFPKPVIMKWYYPTVDIAGYWDAGSGRDKGLRIDFQKPIQTKSTSLAPVCCLYNESDINKVTFALSDAMNTIALRAGVQEESANIEFYTEFFIEASPPIDEYIVDVRIDRRSIRYEEAINDVAQWWATQPGYEPAAVPEIAKMPMYSTWYSFHQNVDPNELLQQCYYAKKLGCEAIIVDDGWQTINSERGYAYCGDWKVSTERIPNMKQFVQDVQNLGMKFLLWYSVPFVGKKSQVWSTYEGKYLNDYDVDTSILDPRFPEVREYLISIYEKALLDWNLDGFKLDFVDSFVMSEELKYSIGEGRDYDSVPEAVDQLLSDTICRLQAIKPDIMIEFRQQYIGPMMRKYGNMFRVADCPNNYSQNRIGSLDIRLLAGITAVHSDMMMWHKDEKPENVALQFIHALFSVPQVSVKLHEMSKEQYEVIEFWLNFWIKHKETLLSGKLIAYSPHYLYPVVNATTKFESITVLYNSQYLKVLSMAQREIIINSNKQETIIIDFTKSVRGTSYIHNCFGELISNIPINFEAGIQCFNVPISGMLSIEYD; via the coding sequence ATGACTATACAGCAACAAGAGATTAAGTTTGAATTTATTGATTCAGATAATAATTTCAAATTTACTACGACACTACTACAAAGTGATTCAGGCGTTCAAATTTATCGGATATCAATGAAAAGACAGCAATATGTATTTCCAAAACCAGTTATTATGAAATGGTATTATCCTACTGTTGATATTGCAGGTTATTGGGATGCTGGATCTGGAAGAGACAAAGGACTACGTATTGATTTTCAGAAACCGATACAAACCAAATCAACTTCTTTAGCACCTGTCTGCTGTCTATACAACGAAAGTGACATCAACAAAGTAACATTTGCTCTGTCCGATGCGATGAATACGATAGCATTACGTGCAGGTGTGCAAGAAGAATCGGCAAATATCGAATTTTATACTGAATTCTTTATCGAAGCTTCTCCGCCAATTGATGAGTATATTGTTGATGTTCGTATTGATAGACGTTCAATACGATATGAGGAAGCAATAAATGATGTCGCTCAGTGGTGGGCAACTCAGCCTGGCTATGAACCTGCTGCTGTTCCTGAGATAGCAAAAATGCCGATGTACTCCACTTGGTACAGTTTTCATCAAAATGTAGATCCGAATGAATTACTACAACAATGTTACTATGCGAAGAAACTTGGCTGTGAAGCGATTATTGTTGACGATGGCTGGCAAACGATTAATTCTGAGCGAGGGTATGCTTACTGTGGAGATTGGAAAGTTTCAACTGAGCGCATACCTAATATGAAACAATTTGTTCAAGACGTACAAAATCTTGGGATGAAGTTTTTACTTTGGTATTCCGTCCCATTCGTTGGGAAGAAGAGTCAAGTATGGTCTACTTACGAAGGCAAATATTTGAATGACTACGATGTCGATACTTCAATATTAGATCCGCGTTTTCCAGAAGTAAGAGAATATTTAATATCAATCTATGAAAAAGCTTTGCTCGATTGGAATCTAGATGGCTTTAAATTAGATTTTGTTGATTCATTCGTTATGTCAGAAGAATTGAAATACTCTATTGGTGAAGGTAGAGATTATGATTCGGTGCCGGAAGCTGTTGACCAACTATTATCTGATACGATTTGTAGACTACAAGCGATTAAACCAGACATCATGATTGAGTTTCGTCAACAGTATATTGGCCCTATGATGAGGAAGTATGGAAATATGTTTAGAGTAGCAGATTGTCCAAACAACTACAGTCAAAATAGAATTGGTTCACTCGACATCAGATTGCTAGCTGGTATCACAGCTGTTCATTCCGATATGATGATGTGGCATAAGGATGAAAAGCCTGAAAATGTTGCATTACAATTTATTCATGCATTATTCTCGGTACCTCAAGTATCAGTTAAATTGCATGAAATGAGTAAAGAACAATATGAGGTCATAGAGTTTTGGTTGAATTTCTGGATTAAGCATAAAGAAACATTGTTAAGTGGGAAGTTAATCGCTTATTCACCCCATTATCTTTATCCAGTTGTGAATGCAACAACAAAGTTCGAATCTATTACCGTACTCTATAATAGTCAATATCTCAAAGTTCTAAGTATGGCACAGAGAGAAATAATTATTAATTCTAATAAGCAAGAAACAATAATAATAGACTTTACGAAGTCAGTACGAGGAACAAGTTATATACACAATTGTTTTGGTGAACTTATATCAAATATACCCATTAACTTTGAAGCGGGAATTCAATGTTTTAATGTACCTATTTCAGGTATGTTGAGTATTGAATATGACTAA